The stretch of DNA CACACTAATTTCGTATAGCGGAATTATTTTGGGCTTTATCAGTTTGGTAGTACTTCAACCATTGCTGTTAAAACCTGAAGAACTTGGACTTACCCGTATATTATTTTCCTTTTCGGTGGTGGTAGCAACCATTATTCCTTTGGGCGTTAGTAATATTACCATTCGTTTTTTTTCTCTCTTTTCTGAACCTTCCAAAAAACACCATGGCTATTTTGGTTTTTTAGTGGTATTTCCACTGTTGGGTTTTATACTTGTAAGCCTCTTACTTTATTTGTTTCAACCCTTTTTTATTGCTCAATACAGTAAACAATCAAAGCTATTTGCAGATTACTTTGCCTATGTTTTTCCACTTTCTTTTTGCATAGCATTAGTATCTGTTTTTACGAGCTATTGTGCTGCCCTATTTAAAACTACTTTCCCCGTATTTTTAAATGATATTTTGGTGCGAGTAGTTTCCTTATTACTTTTTAGCATTTACTTTTTAAAGTGGATAAGCATTGATACCCTGGTTGTGCTTTTTGTTGCCATTTATGGTGTTCAAGTACTGTCACTTTTATTTTACATTTTTAAAATAGATAAGCCGGGAATCAAAGTAGACTGGCCATTTTTTAAAGAAAATAAAGTAAAAACACTGGTTGAATATGGCTTGCTGTTTTCAATTGCAGCTATTGCCGGAATAGGATTGCGTTATATTGATTCGGTAATCATTGGGATGTATCTACCTCTTGCTTCAGTTGGTGTTTATGCGATTGCTGCGCTTATTCCTACCGTTATTGAAGCTCCTTTGGCTGCCATCGAAAAAATATCCAATCCCGCTATCGCTAAAGAATGGGAAAATGGAAATATAAACGAACTTACAAAAGTTTATTACCAAAGTACAAAGTACCTCATGGTAATAGGTGGGCTTCTTTTTATTGGAATTAATATTAATATACAATCGGTTCAAAATTTATTGCCGGTAGCTTATCGTCAAATTGTAGACGTAGTTGGCATTATTAGTTTAGGAAGTTTAATTAATGTATCAACCGGAGTTAACAGCAGTATTATATACTTAAGCAAAAAGTACAAAGCCGGTTTGCTTATGCTACTTATGCTTTTTTTGGTTACAATAGTTTTGAATATAATTTTAATCCCAAAGTATGGACTGATTGGTGCAGCTGCATCCAATGCTATTGCTGCTATATTATTCAATGGAGCTAAATTCTTTTTCCTTTATAACCGTTATAAAATGCAGCCATTTAATAAGACAATTTTTTATGTTCTATTGTTGATTGTATCCTGTTTTATACTCAACCGGCTTTTACCCTGCCTATCGAATGAAATTGCCGATATAGCATACCGTTCAGTAATCATTAGTTTGATTTATGTTTTAGTTATTCATAAACTGGCTATAATTCCAGAAACTGAAGAGTATTTAACTAAATGGAAGCTGCGATTTTTAAAAAAGTAATGCCTTAATTTCCTCCTTTGCTCAATCCTCTTAAAATGCTACCTTTGCCTTTCGCTCAAAAAATAAGCGTATGAATGAGTTGGAAAGAGTTGTGGCTAGTCTGCAATCTAAAATTGAAAAATTAATACATTTGCATAAAAAGTATGAAGAGGAAAATACTCTGCTGCTTTTTGAAAAAAATCAACTTTTAACCAATACTGAGTTACAAAACAAACATATTAAAGAACTTGAACAACTAACAAATGAATTACAAAGTGCTGC from Bacteroidota bacterium encodes:
- a CDS encoding polysaccharide biosynthesis C-terminal domain-containing protein is translated as MGIIKKQGIQNTLISYSGIILGFISLVVLQPLLLKPEELGLTRILFSFSVVVATIIPLGVSNITIRFFSLFSEPSKKHHGYFGFLVVFPLLGFILVSLLLYLFQPFFIAQYSKQSKLFADYFAYVFPLSFCIALVSVFTSYCAALFKTTFPVFLNDILVRVVSLLLFSIYFLKWISIDTLVVLFVAIYGVQVLSLLFYIFKIDKPGIKVDWPFFKENKVKTLVEYGLLFSIAAIAGIGLRYIDSVIIGMYLPLASVGVYAIAALIPTVIEAPLAAIEKISNPAIAKEWENGNINELTKVYYQSTKYLMVIGGLLFIGININIQSVQNLLPVAYRQIVDVVGIISLGSLINVSTGVNSSIIYLSKKYKAGLLMLLMLFLVTIVLNIILIPKYGLIGAAASNAIAAILFNGAKFFFLYNRYKMQPFNKTIFYVLLLIVSCFILNRLLPCLSNEIADIAYRSVIISLIYVLVIHKLAIIPETEEYLTKWKLRFLKK